Proteins from a single region of Dictyostelium discoideum AX4 chromosome 5 chromosome, whole genome shotgun sequence:
- the nubpl gene encoding Mrp/NBP35 family protein, with protein sequence MFKKLITTPFFSPNKQFITFQLESGKRNYFSNNKIQLHGGSGHRQPQVTKVAIEGIKNIIAVSSAKGGVGKSTCAVNIALGLSSHNLSVGLLDVDVFGPSIPLMMDLKNHEKPFTNELNQMIPLQNYGIKCMSMGFLVNEDDPIIWRGPMVGSALEKLLRQTDWGHLDVLVCDLPPGTGDAILTMCQRVPLTGAVIVSTPQDVALADVVRGVNMFKKVEVPILGLVENMSYFNCPHCNESTHIFGNEGAKNTAKKMGINFLGDVPIHLQIRETSDSGKPITVTQPDSPQAKNYKDISKEIIKQLEIINNDENKDNKEPNIIIT encoded by the exons atgttcaaaaaattgattaCCACACCATTCTTTTCCCCAAATAAGCAATTTATAACTTTCCAACTTGAAAgtggaaaaagaaattatttttcaaacaataaaattcaattacatGGTGGTAGTGGTCATAGACAACCACAAGTAACCAAAGTAGCAATTGAAGGAATTAAGAATATTATAGCGGTATCATCAGCAAAGGGAGGGGTAGGAAAATCAACATGTGCAGTTAATATAGCGTTAGGATTATCATCTCATAATTTATCTGTTGGATTATTAGATGTAGATGTATTTGGACCATCGATACCATTAATGatggatttaaaaaatcatgaAAAACCATTCACTAATGAACTTAATCAAATGATACCACTTCAAAACTATGGTATAAAATGTATGTCAATGGGATTTTTAGTGAATGAAGATGATCCAATCATTTGGAGAGGACCAATGGTTGGTAGTGCtttagaaaaattattacGTCAAACTGATTGGGGTCATTTGGATGTATTGGTTTGTGATTTACCACCTGGTACTGGTGATGCTATCTTAACAATGTGTCAAAGAGTACCTTTAACTGGTGCTGTTATAGTTTCAACACCTCAAGATGTAGCTTTAGCTGATGTTGTTAGAGGTGTTAAtatgtttaaaaaagttgaagtacct attctaGGATTAGTTGAAAATATGAGTTACTTTAATTGTCCTCATTGTAATGAATCAACACATATTTTTGGTAATGAAGGTGCAAAAAATACAGCAAAAAAAATGGGTATAAATTTTCTAGGTGATGTTCCAATACATTTACAAATTAGAGAAACTTCTGACAGTGGTAAACCTATAACAGTAACTCAACCAGATTCACCACAAGCTAAAAATTACAAAGAcatttcaaaagaaattattaaacaattggaaattattaataatgatgaaaataaagataataaagaaCCAAATATAATCATCACTtaa